The following are encoded together in the Zygosaccharomyces rouxii strain CBS732 chromosome C complete sequence genome:
- the HMO1 gene encoding Hmo1p (similar to uniprot|Q03973 Saccharomyces cerevisiae YDR174W HMO1 Chromatin associated high mobility group (HMG) family member involved in genome maintenance rDNA- binding component of the Pol I transcription system associates with a 5'-3' DNA helicase and Fpr1p a prolyl isomerase) — MTNDPGLRLKLAKDSLVSSLFELSKCADHTASSLVEFYNAIGDDEEEKIEAFTTLTEALQKLAGASNQINGISGDLINPVEDEKDALIGAPSPGKPTAAKKKAERDPNAPKKPLTVFFAYSAFVRQELRDQRQRAGLPPLSSTEITQEISKKWKELSDAEKEKWKQAYSVELEHYQMEKQKYLEAKKNGTAPSSSDGPSHAPIPIPFNLQHEDIPEPQPPVPEKRSHEDHSSEKKKKKKKKDKKKDLNA; from the exons ATGACCAACGATCCAGGCTTGAGGCTCAAGTTAGCCAAGGACTCG CTGGTTTCCTCACTCTTTGAGTTATCCAAATGTGCTGATCACACAGCTTCTTCTCTCGTCGAATTTTACAATGCCATcggtgatgatgaagaggagaagaTCGAGGCATTTACGACATTGACTGAAGctttacaaaaattggCAGGTGCTAGTAACCAAATTAATGGTATTAGTGGCGATTTAATCAACCCAgtagaagatgaaaaggatgCACTAATCGGTGCACCAAGTCCTGGTAAGCCCACTGCAGCAAAGAAGAAGGCTGAAAGAGATCCAAATGCTCCAAAGAAACCATTAACGGTTTTCTTTGCCTATTCAGCTTTTGTTCGTCAAGAACTCCGTGATCAAAGACAGAGAGCAGGTTTACCACCACTATCTTCCACTGAAATTACCCAAGAGATTTCTAAGAAATGGAAGGAATTGAGCGATGCtgagaaagaaaagtggAAACAAGCTTACAGTGTTGAATTAGAGCACTATCAGATGGAAAAGCAAAAATACTTGGAAGCTAAGAAGAATGGTACTgcaccatcatcatctgaTGGACCATCACATGctccaattccaattcctttcaACCTTCAACATGAAGATATTCCAGAACCTCAACCACCAGTTCCTGAGAAGAGGTCTCATGAGGATCACAGttctgaaaagaagaagaagaagaagaagaaggacaagaagaaggatttGAATGCGTGA
- the MAS1 gene encoding mitochondrial processing peptidase (highly similar to uniprot|P10507 Saccharomyces cerevisiae YLR163C MAS1 Smaller subunit of the mitochondrial processing protease essential processing enzyme that cleaves the N-terminal targeting sequences from mitochondrially imported proteins), with translation MFRNILRTARSVRALSQARRLNTESVPITRTSVLPNGLTVASERLPNVSSATVGIFVDAGSRAENARNNGTAHFLEHLAFKGTKNRSQTGIELEIENIGSHLNAYTSRENTVYFAKSLEEDVPRAVEILSDILTRSVLDPKAIERERDVIIRESEEVDKMYDEVVFDHLHDVAYKNQALGRTILGPIKNIKTITREDLKNYIDKNYKGDRMVLAGAGAIDHEKLIEYAQKSFGHIPKAEFPVPLGSPRGPLPVFHRGEKLIQEDTLPSTHIAIAVEGVSWSGLDYFIALAAQAIVGNWDRALGAGTNSPSPLAVEVSNNGTLANSYMSFSTSYADSGLWGMYLVTDSQEHNVKNVFDAIIKEWRRIMSGNISESEVQRAKAQLKAALLLSLDGSTAIVEDMGRQIVTTGKRLSPEEVFEKVDRITKEDIIMWANYRLKDKPVSLVALGNVKTVPGVSYIEKGLNA, from the coding sequence ATGTTTCGCAACATTCTACGTACAGCACGTTCGGTTCGTGCACTTTCACAGGCTAGACGTTTAAATACTGAATCTGTCCCCATCACAAGGACTTCCGTTTTACCCAATGGTCTTACAGTTGCATCTGAGAGACTACCAAATGTTTCGTCCGCCACCGTTGGTATCTTCGTAGATGCGGGATCTAGAGCTGAAAACGCCAGGAATAACGGTACTGCTCATTTCCTAGAACATTTAGCATTTAAAGGAACTAAAAACAGAAGTCAAACTGGTATTGAACTAGAAATCGAAAACATTGGATCTCATTTAAATGCCTACACTTCGAGGGAAAACACAGTTTATTTTGCAAAATCCCTTGAAGAGGACGTTCCTCGAGCAGTTGAGATTTTAAGTGATATTTTAACAAGATCTGTATTAGACCCCAAGGCtattgaaagagaaagagatgTCATCATAAGAGAGAGCGAAGAAGTGGATAAGATGTACGATGAAGTTGTGTTTGACCATTTACACGATGTTGCATACAAGAATCAAGCATTGGGACGTACTATTTTGGGTCCTATTAAGAACATTAAAACCATTACAAGggaagatttgaaaaattacatcGATAAGAACTACAAAGGTGATAGAATGGTTTTAGCGGGTGCGGGTGCCATAGACCATGAAAAGTTGATCGAATACGCCCAGAAGTCCTTTGGTCACATCCCCAAGGCAGAATTTCCGGTTCCATTAGGTTCACCTCGTGGTCCTCTACCAGTTTTCCACAGAGGtgagaaattgattcaagaGGACACTCTGCCTTCGACTCACATTGCAATTGCAGTGGAAGGTGTATCTTGGTCCGGTTTAGATTATTTCATTGCATTGGCAGCTCAAGCCATTGTAGGTAACTGGGACAGAGCCTTGGGTGCAGGAActaattcaccttcaccattGGCAGTTGAAGTATCCAATAACGGTACGCTGGCTAACTCATACATGtcattttccacatcttATGCAGATTCCGGTCTATGGGGAATGTACCTCGTGACAGATTCTCAAGAGCATAACGTGAAGAACGTTTTTGACGCCATTATTAAAGAATGGCGTAGAATTATGTCAGGAAACATTTCAGAAAGTGAAGTACAGAGAGCTAAGGCACAATTGAAGGCTgctttattattatcgCTAGATGGATCAACCGCTATCGTTGAAGATATGGGGAGACAAATAGTTACCACAGGCAAAAGGCTATCGCCCGAGgaagtttttgaaaaagtggaTAGGATAACAAAGGAAGATATTATAATGTGGGCCAACTACAGATTAAAGGACAAACCCGTATCGTTAGTGGCGCTAGGTAACGTTAAGACCGTTCCAGGTGTATCCTATATTGAAAAAGGGTTGAATGCTTAA
- the NGG1 gene encoding histone acetyltransferase NGG1 (similar to uniprot|P32494 Saccharomyces cerevisiae YDR176W NGG1 Transcriptional regulator involved in glucose repression of Gal4p-regulated genes component of transcriptional adaptor and histone acetyltransferase complexes the ADA complex the SAGA complex and the SLIK complex) produces MSKRGKAPKDVGAAENTSQEVPSGLLSSILSTLSLTFERDTGTLNGDHVRSVPDRITLGELQSLLNKLRVSLDSIAKNDEHMISSIEKVKTGAAEAAAAKEEQSAKEEEQDGELPPVQRRKRSLMVENDDEEEEPTKSAEGHGVGDKTLLGSAEPEPKKQKTEMDKMDKMENDPSVRNPKSEFVVSQTLPKAAASLGLFNEEGLESTGEEFFKRKYQVASYPTDDLKELLPGEIPDQDFSHPKPTNQIQYSTFLASVENFFREFSDEDLKFLKSKYIIPLSLEVNKSYDPELTPYVIPKLGPLYSDVWLKEDDNQSISSASPPPINDPSSILPKKSPSDINDAMLETEEVSCGPLVSRLLSAILKDEGDGEDESKNLVKEENTSTSGQFSLPPSRDEGESREGTPMGMANTPVSEADDNNTNNTNNNSGNSNRPLHGSTTGTLPNPQLWKVNSINLDYPTFEERLKRELKYVGIYMNMPRDEGGNGDDPDWVTGREDDEISAELRELQNSLKQVTMRNQKRKTALVPLVERQLAWQEYSSILDDLDKQVDQAYIKRIRVPKKRKKHHGGGSAGSVNQGTASQVAQQKAANSSLKALLDKRQRWIKKIGPLFDRPEVMKRMPKESVFKDLDQEEEEEETDVFGQNSNGKEDDLAEA; encoded by the coding sequence ATGAGTAAGAGAGGTAAGGCACCTAAAGATGTGGGTGCTGCTGAAAATACCTCTCAAGAGGTTCCATCGGGGCTTTTGTCATCAATTCTCTCCACGCTGAGTCTGACATTTGAGCGGGACACTGGTACGTTAAATGGAGATCATGTACGCTCTGTACCCGATAGAATTACACTAGGCGAGCTTCAGTCACTATTAAATAAATTGAGAGTTTCCCTGGACTCAATTGCAAAAAATGACGAGCATATGATTAGTAGTATTGAGAAAGTTAAAACAGGTGCTGCAGAGGCTGCAGCTGccaaagaagaacaatctgccaaagaagaggaacaagatGGTGAACTACCGCCTGttcaaagaaggaaaaggtCATTGATGGTTGaaaacgatgatgaagaggaggagcCGACAAAAAGTGCAGAGGGACATGGAGTAGGCGATAAAACGCTCTTAGGGTCGGCGGAACCagaaccaaagaaacaaaagacTGAAATGGATAAGATGGATAAGATGGAAAATGATCCTAGCGTAAGGAATCCTAAATCTGAATTTGTTGTATCACAGACCTTACCCAAGGCAGCGGCATCGTTGGGACTTtttaatgaagaaggtttagaaAGTACAGGTGAAGAGTTTTTCAAACGTAAGTACCAAGTAGCAAGTTATCCGACAGATGATCTTAAGGAGCTTCTACCTGGGGAAATTCCGgatcaagatttttcacATCCAAAACCTAcaaatcaaattcaataCTCGACCTTCCTGGCAtctgtggaaaatttcttcagagAATTTAGCGATGAAgacttgaaatttttaaaatccAAGTACATTATACCTTTAAGTTTGGAGGTTAATAAATCCTATGATCCCGAACTTACGCCATATGTAATCCCAAAACTAGGACCACTTTACAGCGATGTTTGGTTaaaggaagatgataacCAAAGTATTTCTAGTgcatcaccaccaccaattaATGATCCGTCATCTATCTTACCGAAGAAAAGTCCATCAGATATCAATGATGCCATGTTAGAGACCGAAGAAGTTTCTTGTGGACCACTGGTGTCTCGTCTTTTATCTGCCATACTTAAGGACGAaggtgatggtgaagacGAGAGTAAAAACTTAGTTAAGGAGGAGAATACCAGCACAAGCGGTCAATTTTCATTGCCGCCTTCTAGAGACGAAGGTGAAAGTCGAGAAGGGACACCGATGGGGATGGCAAATACGCCTGTAAGTGAAGCAGacgataataatactaacaataccaataacaacagtggtaatagtaatagaCCTTTACATGGTAGTACTACAGGTACGCTACCGAATCCACAATTGTGGAAAGTTAATAGCATTAATCTGGATTATCCAACTTTTGAGGAAAggttgaaaagagaattgaaatatgTGGGAATTTATATGAACATGCCACGAGATgaaggtggtaatggtgatgatccAGATTGGGTTACAGGCAGAGAAGATGACGAGATAAGCGCGGAATTAAGggaattacaaaattcattgaaaCAAGTTACAATGAGAAATCAAAAGCGAAAAACAGCATTGGTACCATTGGTAGAAAGACAACTGGCATGGCAGGAATATTCATCTATTTTGGATGATCTTGATAAGCAAGTTGATCAAGCATATATCAAACGAATTAGAGTGCCcaaaaagagaaagaagcaTCATGGTGGGGGATCTGCAGGTTCTGTAAACCAAGGCACAGCATCACAGGTAGCGCAACAAAAAGCAGCCAATTCAAGTTTGAAGGCTCTACTTGATAAAAGGCAGAGATggattaaaaaaattgggcCCTTATTCGATAGACCAGAAGTAATGAAGAGGATGCCGAAGGAAAGTGTTTTCAAGGATCTGgatcaagaggaagaggaagaggaaacAGATGTTTTTGGGCAAAATAGTAACGGCAAAGAAGATGATCTAGCAGAAGCATAG
- a CDS encoding CybS family protein (similar to uniprot|P37298 Saccharomyces cerevisiae YDR178W SDH4 Membrane anchor subunit of succinate dehydrogenase (Sdh1p Sdh2p Sdh3p Sdh4p) which couples the oxidation of succinate to the transfer of electrons to ubiquinone): protein MLPRTIFRTSLNRAFHTTSKRSLTIPFLSTLPQKPGGVEGTPNDPFIAPEPHKTHGSYHWDFERFLAVSMIPLVTLPLATGGSVSTVADGLLSTILLGHLYVGFQSCIIDYIPARVYGKNHGRAMFLLSLGSLLSIIGVYKLETEENGTIGVLTSLWKNREDQEQKEKKN from the coding sequence ATGCTACCTAGAACCATCTTTAGGACGTCTCTAAACAGGGCATTCCACACTACTTCCAAACGTTCTTTGACTATTCCATTTTTATCTACTCTACCACAGAAGCCAGGTGGTGTGGAAGGTACCCCCAACGATCCATTCATTGCACCTGAACCTCACAAGACTCATGGTTCTTACCACTGGgactttgaaagatttttgGCAGTCTCTATGATTCCATTGGTTACACTTCCATTAGCTACTGGTGGTTCCGTTTCTACTGTTGCCGATGGTCTTTTATCCACTATCTTACTTGGACATCTTTACGTCGGCTTCCAATCCTGTATCATTGATTATATCCCGGCAAGAGTTTACGGTAAGAACCATGGCCGTGCAATGTTCCTACTTTCCCTAGGTTCTTTACTTTCTATAATTGGTGTCTACAAGTTGGAAACTGAAGAGAACGGAACCATTGGCGTTCTTACTTCATTGTGGAAGAATAGGGAAGACCAGgaacaaaaggaaaagaagaattaa
- the CSN9 gene encoding Csn9p (similar to uniprot|Q03981 Saccharomyces cerevisiae YDR179C CSN9 Subunit of the Cop9 signalosome which is required for deneddylation or removal of the ubiquitin-like protein Rub1p from Cdc53p (cullin) involved in adaptation to pheromone signaling): MDSIVRQLEDPSIFHYKDLWLKETDNDRLLVLEIFAFGVMSDSKGIELSPGMRQKLQKLTIVTLSETHRELTYELIQSEARLDSSLQAELYLIQLRQFFEVKLDPVRKVAHIGRCYDCRDVYNQEKPLKAVKPRVTGSTLRDSLVQWRNSVNNK; encoded by the coding sequence ATGGATTCAATCGTTCGGCAGCTTGAGGATCCTTCAATATTCCATTACAAAGATCTGTGGCTCAAGGAAACCGATAATGATAGGCTGTTAGTACTTGAGATCTTTGCCTTTGGTGTTATGAGTGATTCAAAGGGAATTGAGCTAAGTCCAGGAATGAGGcagaaattacaaaaattgacTATAGTTACACTAAGTGAAACACATAGAGAATTAACCTACGAGCTAATTCAATCAGAGGCTCGATTGGATTCGTCACTACAGGCAGAATTATATCTGATCCAACTCCgtcaattctttgaagttAAACTGGATCCAGTACGAAAAGTAGCACATATTGGCCGCTGTTACGATTGTAGAGACGTTTACAATCAAGAAAAGCCATTAAAAGCAGTTAAACCAAGAGTCACCGGCTCTACTCTACGTGATTCACTGGTTCAATGGAGAAATTCAGTTAACAATAAATAA
- the PUS5 gene encoding pseudouridine synthase PUS5 (similar to uniprot|Q06244 Saccharomyces cerevisiae YLR165C PUS5), giving the protein MNKPVLKIVHECNNYFLINKPPNVLSQPGNVHRWIYHGLYKNQHVNTPKVLLDELKSQSSTSKRDFDSWRLVHRLDSCVSGGLLVATNKNAAKYFSRNLKEGGNKGYKIDRRYVAMIDNPGKGDPKYLNEYGIIDKMGMVSKYRRFDEKCILVELSTGQKHQIRKHLSHILKQPVLNDVKYGGPLLPHTDPLQIALHAACVKTKIGLQKREHLIPMTFNNNGKLWDRRYLDEKGNFIPEIQKMLLEEWTF; this is encoded by the coding sequence ATGAATAAGCCAGTTCTGAAAATTGTACATGAATGTAACAATTATTTTCTGATAAACAAGCCTCCTAATGTACTTTCACAACCTGGAAATGTTCATCGTTGGATTTACCATGGACTTTATAAGAACCAACATGTCAATACGCCCAAAGTTCTGTTAGACGAATTGAAATCCCAGAGCAGCACTAGTAAAAGAGATTTTGATAGTTGGAGACTAGTACACAGGCTGGATAGTTGTGTTTCAGGAGGGTTGCTCGTCGCTACAAACAAAAATGCTGCAAAGTACTTCTCGAGGAATCTGAAAGAGGGCGGTAATAAAGGTTATAAGATTGATAGGAGGTATGTAGCCATGATAGACAACCCAGGTAAGGGTGATCCCAAATATCTGAATGAATACGGTATAATCGACAAGATGGGAATGGTATCCAAATACagaagatttgatgaaaaatgtATACTTGTTGAGCTCTCCACTGGACAAAAACATCAGATTAGAAAGCACCTTTCCCATATTTTAAAACAACCAGTTTTGAACGATGTTAAATACGGTGGTCCACTATTACCACATACCGATCCTTTACAGATAGCATTACATGCAGCTTGTGTTAAAACGAAGATTGGTTTACAAAAGAGAGAACATCTGATACCAATGACATTTAACAACAATGGTAAGCTGTGGGATCGTCGATATTTGGACGAAAAAGGGAATTTCATTCCCgagattcaaaagatgcTTTTGGAAGAGTGGACATTCTAA
- the RSM24 gene encoding mitochondrial 37S ribosomal protein mS35 (similar to uniprot|Q03976 Saccharomyces cerevisiae YDR175C RSM24 Mitochondrial ribosomal protein of the small subunit), with protein MSFVAKRLLCSSRVLLNKPAAQVVQNTPTNLYLEPSKWKGLPTEKIFHLFRERVAKLGSRYRPCEEELDALLSTSEETGVLKRDIHKIYYNGEKGAVDIIGGSLKDNYSPTPFMFDELPSQAQDLVAQHREQRFYNRLAAYELPLLVQYRQEYKRPSRETHPVEYKFTTYIGEEHPNARKVVFKVKVGDLGLDERQRHKLCLLAKTRYDSTTDIFKMSSDRYPEASQNSRYLNDVFQRLLNESKDMSDDFSDIPLDTRHTQAKQLRKKQHNYEFPEEWKRPQDAPKPKFSFVQTLSQNL; from the coding sequence ATGTCTTTTGTCGCTAAGCGTCTTCTTTGCTCTTCGAGGGTTCTTCTCAACAAACCTGCGGCACAAGTGGTTCAGAACACCCCCACAAACTTGTATTTAGAGCCTTCAAAATGGAAAGGATTACCaactgaaaaaatattccaTCTGTTTAGAGAAAGGGTTGCAAAGCTTGGATCAAGATATAGACCATGCGAAGAGGAATTAGACGCATTATTATCCACATCTGAAGAGACTGGAGTCCTAAAGCGCGATATTCATAAAATTTACTACAACGGTGAGAAAGGTGCAGTAGATATTATTGGTGGATCATTAAAAGATAATTATAGTCCCACTCCTTTTATGTTTGACGAATTGCCATCACAGGCACAGGATCTAGTAGCTCAACATAGAGAACAGAGATTTTACAACAGGTTAGCAGCTTATGAACTTCCATTGTTGGTACAATACAGACAAGAATATAAAAGACCTTCTAGAGAGACGCACCCAGTGGAGTACAAGTTTACTACTTACATTGGTGAAGAACACCCAAATGCCCGTAAAGTTGTTTTCAAAGTTAAAGTTGGAGATTTGGGACTCGATGAAAGACAGAGGCATAAATTGTGCCTTTTAGCCAAAACTCGTTACGATTCTACTACggatattttcaaaatgtcaAGTGATAGGTACCCAGAGGCTTCACAAAATTCCCGTTATTTGAATGATGTTTTCCAAAGGTTACTAAATGAATCAAAAGATATGTCAGATGATTTTAGCGATATTCCACTGGATACAAGACATACTCAGGCCAAACAATTACGCAAAAAGCAGCATAATTACGAGTTTCCTGAAGAATGGAAACGTCCACAAGATGCACCAAAACCTAAATTCAGCTTCGTGCAAACTTTATCTCAAAACCTGTAA
- the NVJ3 gene encoding Nvj3p (some similarities with uniprot|Q03984 Saccharomyces cerevisiae YDR179W-A Hypothetical ORF), which produces MSILYNTNSSLIPKFQRHNLIRPHRAEFKLQNEFQSRHPKDSDDYLKDLCRANWTTSLHGRINKFDRLELSINAFCALIVRNFLGWYGVKIPTQDDQFPTLVFDLIQDTIAYLKKCEIDLEDLVCDQLALILSQHVQAMRKLSSSESSTFLHYCNLTLYQNQYPQLITKRLKKPLDNQSELQSTFLEALFNDLLLGKVLDSVLEPYYILDVLRKLPVDQEKSTVPSSWSLENVLKSIVSLGGILVQMAPRSNTRSDQQPFLNRYIFTFLFQDVLRTSDKKPFLFALFKSLRFGTSRFKPMDKFLHSVFQNTLITKITTASIWQKLFVSLRHMLFPQDTDMGPSTEVPTGEALEAVKVEACNTLWKFIQRKHIHLLFGTTQDDVHLWIEILSKNKQCNKLLCFRIIDCLLANLDSH; this is translated from the coding sequence ATGTCAATCCTTTACAACACTAATTCAAGTCTAATACCAAAATTCCAAAGGCATAATTTGATTAGACCCCACAGGGCAGAATTTAAACTACAAAACGAATTCCAGAGTCGTCATCCCAAGGATAGTGATGATTATTTGAAGGATCTATGTCGTGCCAATTGGACCACCTCCCTTCATGGGCGCATCAACAAATTTGATCGACTAGAGTTGAGTATAAACGCATTTTGTGCATTGATTGTACGTAATTTTCTAGGGTGGTATGGTGTCAAGATTCCTACACAAGATGATCAGTTTCCAACCCTTGTATTCGATTTGATTCAAGATACAATTgcttatttgaaaaaatgtGAAATCGATCTTGAGGACCTGGTATGTGATCAACTGGCATTGATTCTATCACAACATGTCCAAGCAATGAGAAAATTATCAAGTTCAGAATCGTCAACTTTCTTACATTATTGTAACTTGACACTTTATCAGAATCAATACCCACAATTGATCAccaaaagattgaaaaaaccCCTGGACAATCAATCTGAATTACAATCGACTTTTCTTGAAGCCCTTTTCAATGATCTTTTGTTGGGTAAAGTGCTGGATAGCGTGTTGGAGCCTTATTACATTCTCGATGTCTTGAGGAAACTACCAGTGGACCAAGAGAAAAGTACTGTTCCCAGTTCCTGGTCTCTTGAGAATGTTTTGAAGTCAATTGTATCTCTAGGCGGTATTCTAGTTCAAATGGCTCCTAGATCAAACACAAGGAGTGACCAACAGCCGTTTCTCAACCGCTACATATTCacatttttatttcaaGATGTGCTTAGAACTTCTGATAAGaaaccatttttatttgCTCTATTCAAATCATTACGATTTGGGACTTCTAGATTCAAGCCTATGGACAAGTTTTTACACAGTGTGTTTCAAAATACTCTAATTACAAAAATCACGACAGCTTCCATTTGGCAAAAGCTGTTTGTCAGTTTAAGGCATATGCTTTTCCCTCAAGATACTGATATGGGCCCCAGTACCGAAGTCCCCACAGGTGAGGCATTGGAAGCCGTTAAAGTAGAGGCATGTAACACACTCTGGAAATTCATCCAGCGCAAGCACATACATCTACTATTTGGAACAACGCAGGACGATGTTCACTTATGGATAGAGATTTTATCGAAGAACAAGCAGTGTAACAAATTGCTATGTTTTAGAATAATCGATTGTCTCCTGGCAAACTTGGATTCCCATTAG
- the UBC1 gene encoding E2 ubiquitin-conjugating protein UBC1 (highly similar to uniprot|P21734 Saccharomyces cerevisiae YDR177W UBC1 Ubiquitin-conjugating enzyme that mediates selective degradation of short-lived and abnormal proteins plays a role in vesicle biogenesis and ER-associated protein degradation (ERAD) component of the cellular stress response) — protein sequence MSRAKRLMKELQAVRDDPAANITLEFISESDIHRLKGSFLGPPETPYQGGRFIIDIEVPMEYPFKPPKMKFDTKVYHPNISSVTGAICLDILKNAWSPVITLKSALISLQALLQSPEPNDPQDAEVAQHYLRDKESFSKTAALWTRLYASSNGGSGAPVEKEVDEARLYGIDPNLVKEFESQGFDKVKIVEVLRRLGIKSLDPTDNATINRIVEELLK from the coding sequence ATGTCGAGGGCCAAGAGACTTATGAAAGAGTTGCAAGCTGTCAGGGATGATCCCGCGGCAAATATCACTTTAGAATTCATCAGCGAATCCGATATTCACCGCTTGAAAGGTTCATTTTTGGGCCCACCAGAGACTCCATACCAAGGTGGTCGTTTTATCATTGATATTGAAGTGCCCATGGAATACCCTTTCAAACCaccaaagatgaaattcgACACTAAAGTTTACCACCCCAACATTTCATCTGTTACTGGTGCTATTTGTCTAGacattttgaagaatgCATGGTCACCAGTTATTACTTTGAAGAGTGCATTGATCTCGTTACAGGCACTTCTACAATCACCTGAGCCTAATGACCCACAAGATGCTGAAGTTGCCCAACATTATCTCCGGGATAAGGAGTCCTTCAGCAAAACAGCCGCTCTATGGACAAGACTTTATGcttcatcaaatggtggtagtggtgCACCTGTGGAaaaagaagttgatgaGGCTCGGTTATATGGAATTGATCCTAACTTGGTGAAAGAATTCGAATCGCAGGGTTTTGACAAGGTTAAAATTGTAGAGGTTTTAAGAAGACTGGGTATCAAGTCACTGGATCCAACTGACAATGCTACCATTAACAGGATTGTAGAGGAACTATTAAAATGA